A stretch of DNA from Carya illinoinensis cultivar Pawnee chromosome 12, C.illinoinensisPawnee_v1, whole genome shotgun sequence:
ttgaGAGTCCAATGTAAAGTTTGGACAGTGAGTTAAGTAaggtaaaaattaaataaaattttattattttattattttttaatattattattttaagatttaaaaatattaaattatttattatattttatataaaaattttaaaaaattataacaaattgattagatgtgataaaaaaaagataaaaaaacactttttaaaaaagactGAACTCTGAAAAGAgaattactttttctttttcaaatcaagcggcttttttttggtttttatccTTTCAAAATGCTTGTCCTTAGACTCCTTACATCTCGGCGCCATGGCACGCTGTCTTTCTGCGTTCGGTAAGGGACAAACTGACTGACTAATTTGGTAAATTCACAACGTCATCCCGTCGTCACAAACAATCACCGCACAAAAGGGCATTCTGCTTCGTGCCCGATTCTACCGTCGTCACCGCGTCTAACATACCTgaatcccctctctctctctctcgctctctcactctctccctCCAATCTAGGGTTTAAATTGACCCCTCCGATGACAGCCTACGTTGTGACCCTTCTAAAACCCTAAGAAAGAAAATTCCTCAATCCGCTTGTCTTTCAAGACTAAACTATGTCCGGAGTCGATAATAAAGGCGAGGCGTCCGGCTTAAGAGGTGGAGGCGGCAGTGATAATCCGGCACCAGCGCCGATGCCGAGCGCGAACGCGCCGCCGCCGTTCCTGAGTAAGACGTACGACATGGTCGATGACCCCGACACCGACCGAATAGTTTCATGGAGCCCCACGAACAACAGCTTCGTGGTGTGGAACCCGCCCGAATTCGCCAGGGACCTCCTGCCCAAGTACTTCAAGCACAACAACTTCTCCAGCTTTGTCAGGCAGCTCAACACCTACGTATATTCCTTCCCCTATACATCCGTAGCTTTCCTCAACTTCTCGtcgcttttctttttattgcttTGAATTGTGCGCGTGTGCGTGAATTGTATGATCACGATCATGATGAGTACAGTAGTGGAATTAAGAATTAGTTATAGCAGTGGAGTAGAGATCACCCCGTAGAAATTACAACAGTTAGGGTTATTATAGAAGCTCTCTTCTGCTTGCTGGGAAGGCCGAGGGATCTACTTATACAAAAAATGAGGTTCATTGTTTTGtatattttgagagagagagagagagagagagagagagagagagagagagagagagagagagaggccggcaTGGGAAATTAGCATTAGTATATTTTGAGttcattgttttgttttctgtgtATGAGGTTCTTCAACTGCGatcattctattttttaaagtaacaagAATTCCATCAAAAAGCACAAAAAAGCTCACTCCATGTAAATTTTAAGTTCTGATTTAGGGCTAGATTTTCGTGCACATGGTCGTTACCGCTGTTTGGTTGCTGAAACTTGaatgaaatatgtaaaataagaaactgaatgaatggattatggTCCTTTTTTTACGGCTTATATGTTTGGAAACCTATGTACTTGTTGCAACAAGTGCGACAGTCTTGTTGATGATTGGATACTATTCTATCTCCAAAACAACGAAAAGTTTGTTTAAATTGAAGTTTTGATATCTCGTCTTCCTGCATTTTTATCAGCAAACAAATGGAGCAGAAgtggaagaaaaggaaaaggaagcgAGTCTTAGGTTGATCATGACCTggtcacatggttaaaaattattttatcttgtcGTTTGATCTTGTTTTTTCATTTGGTAGCCAAGGTATAGCTGAATGCAAGGGAACCATATGAATTGATTAAACAGGATCTGGATACAACTCTTGAAGTATTTGAAAGAGCCTCAGAGAGATTACTAACAGATGGGACGTGgaaattctttttgtttgcttttgATGATAAAAGCATTCCGTAGTTCAATTGAAAAGGGTTGAAGTAGTTCAGACTTTATCACACCTAAATAATCAATAGCTTGTGGATGAAGTtgcacgtttttttttttttatgagtaaagtTGCATGTTTTCTCCAAAGCCTATCTCTAAGGCATAAGGACGATGTTAAAAAATCTGGTGAATAATCATGtgtttttttgttgaaaagcaATCCATAATGCACAAGGGTGGATATACCAATTTTTTTCCAATGCCAATGAGTATGGTGGGTTTCCATTCAAACTGGCGGTCATTATTGGTGTCCTGAGGCTGGCATGTTGTTTTGTCCAGTTCAGATGGGATATAAGTAAGACTGGGGTTCGAGAAGCTTAGATTTTTTGGGATGTGAGTTGAGTTGTGAAGGCAATCATGTTCTTTGCATtccaataaaatttctttggcataagGCATAGGTGGCTGAAATTGGTTGTGTGTTGACAAATCTATTATAAATTAGTAACGACAAGAGAGAGAGTGTTCTGCAGTATCATAATAGAAGGAGAAAGTTCGTAAACGAGAATGTGAAGATGTTGAGTTTTGAAGTTTATAATGCATTCCTACTTTTTGAAggtttattaattaaaaaaaataagatgactGTGGTATATTGGCTTATAGAATTTAGGTTAACTAGATTGTCTTCTGGTAAAATGGAACGTTGTAATGGAGGGTGTGCAAccaaaaatcaaagatcaatagAATGTAGGCTTCGCTGGTTCCTGTGGGATGAAATGTTGGGATTGATTTCCATTCAATGGAAACTCATTCTATGTAATGGATCTCAAAGTGATTTGTTTGGTTTTGGCGTTTCGAGAATTTTGTCTTGCAAAAGTGGTAGAATTTGATACAAGCACATGATGTTTTTTATGGATCTGCAAATGTAATTTACTTTTGAATTGAAGTATTCAAAACCTACCGTTATATATGACTTATGGCAGTTAGCAAGAGTTTATGAAAGACTGTAATTCTATCTGATTGTGTCCCTTTCATTTGGTCTGTTTCCTCCTGATACTTCCTGCTTACAAAACACCATAATGGATTGTGGGGGATTGGGATTCTCATTCAGCATTTCATTGCACACTATTTAAACATTGCCCCAAGTGGTGTaagtctctctcttttttttaatgaagtatTGCATATTTCGTCCCCGTAGTTTAACTTTATCAGTTGGTTGCAATAATTATATTTCAGTAGTTccaatatttcttttgataagtagtAGTTCCAACATTTCTATGGCCCTGTTGCAAGTGTATGTGGTTTTTGAAATCAGTCCATTGATCCTAGTTTATGAACTTGATGAGTATCATGTACAGAATTGAATTACTTCATAAAACTTTGATATGCAGGAAAAGTTTGTGTACATTTTCCGTCTTATTTTTAAATGTAActatatgcattttttattgctactgttatttttaaaaaaatttagatagAGAATTTACTTTTTTGGTCCATTGATTTGTGCTTTGCCCCCACTGGGTTTGTTCATTTTTTTGTCAACATTTGTTGAACAGGGTTTCAGGAAGGTTGATCCAGACCGCTGGGAATTTGCAAATGAGGGTTTTTTGAGGGGCCAAAAACACCTGCTTAAGACTATTAGTCGGCGAAAACCTGCCCATGGACATAGTCATCAACAGCCACAGCAATCAAATGAACAGAGTTCATCAATGAGAGCTTGTGTAGAGGTTGGGAAGTTTGGTCTAGAGGAAGAGGTCGAGAGGCTTAAGAGGGACAAGAATGTGCTTATGCAGGAACTTGTCAGGTTGAGGCAGCAACAACAGACTACTGATGGTCAGCTGCAAACCATGGTGCAGCGTCTTCAGGGAATGGAGCAGAGGCAGCAACAGGTGATGTCATTCCTGGCAAAAGCTATGCAGAGTCCTGGCTTCTTGGCCCAGTTTGTGCAGCAGCAAAATGAGAACAAGAAGCGCATAACTGAAGGAAACAAAAAACGGAGGCTTAAGCAGGAAGATATTTCTGAGAGTGAAGATTCTCCTGTTCCTGATGGTCAGATTGTTAAGtatcaaccaacaacaaatgaGGCGACAAAGGCAATGCTCAGGCAGATTATGAAAATGGATGCGTCCTCCAGGCTGGAATCTTTTAATGACAAAGATGGTTTCCTGATTGCTGATGGTCCATCATCGGCCAATGCAATGGACAGTGTGAGCTCTACAAGCCATGTATCAGGAGTGACTCTGCAAGAGGTCCCACCAACTCATAGTGTAACTTCAAACAAAGTTGCAACTCCATTCCCAGATATGAGTCTGCTGGGTGGGGCCCAAGATGCACCTTCCATTTCTGTTCCTGAGGCAGATATAATCGTGACTAAGCAGTCTCAAATACCTGAAATGATGCCGGAAAGTACTGTGCACATTTCCAAGGATAATTCCATGGGACCTGAGACCAGCAAGGGTGGATTTATAGATCCCACATTGGAAGTTAATGGTTCTCTTCCCATAGAAATGGATTATATCTCCCCAGATGCAGATATTGATCTCTTTATAAGCGATCCTAACTTTTGGGATGACCTTTTGCAAAGTCCAGTGCCGGAAGATATTGAATCAAATTCTGTGCAGGGTATGTTTAAGGAAAATGAAGAACAGCCAATGGAGAACGGATGGGACAATGTTCAGCATATGGACAAGCTTACGAAACAAATGGACCTTCTTACATCAGATATCAAAGATGCTTGATATTTGTTACTACATGTAAACTAGTTTACTCATCGGATGAGGTAATACTAATCATCTTTTTAATCATGCAATCCTCATGTTTTGTTCATTGGAAGAGCAGCTAATGTATCATTTCTCTGTTCACCCCAGCTTTGTTTTGCTTATATGGAGAcccttaatttagtttttactCTCTTTCTTCCTTGGATTTGCCTTAATCTCATGTTGGTGTTGCTTGCAATGACTCGACAGGAAAACTAGCAGCATTAGAGGCTATAGCTATGGTTTTATGTTCCTTTATAGGAGTTGATGTCCTGCTCTAGTTAGGCATGGCCTTTGTTCAAAAGAATGCATGGTAATGGAtgctttgttaaaaataaaagatgtatGGTAATAATAATTTGAGTCTTGTAGTCCATGTTCAGAATATTTTACTAGATTAAATTACCCTTCTGTAAAATACACACTTTTGTTCATAGTTATATGGAACATTGAAAGTAAATATATGATGCTTCGGAAGTTTGACTTGGTGAATATGCATTATGGAACACACAATTGGAGGtttgagttatatatatataagtagaggTTCGAGTTATTTGGCAGGCGCATTTCCTTAGTCTAGAATGTCCTGTGTACACTAATCATTGGATTGTGTGGTTAAGGGACTGTTGTTGAAACAGTTATTATAAAGGGCGCACATGCAGGCCTCATATTTTCAGTTCATAGGGACCTAATGTGGATAATCATAAGCATCCCGAGCAAAACCCATTGAAAACTTCCAAGTGATATTATTGGAAATGATACTTCTTTAGAAACCTGTGGTTGGGGAAGCTTGAAGTTCTTGGTGAGAAAACATTATCAAAGGTTAAGGGTTGTTTGGATACAAGAAGCCTCTCGACTCGTCTCGTCTCGTCTcgtctcatctaatcattacaactttctcaaactttcatacaaaatacaataaacaattcaactttttcaaattttaagacaaaaataatattctactaatattttattcaactttcgtctcatctcaactcactaaaCCAAACCTCCTTTATGAACATAGAATAGAACTTTACCCAAGCCTAGAATTTTGAGTTCGACAGTATGCTACTCGTTCAAAGTTCGATCAAAACTTGGTAGGTTTCTGCATGATTATTTGAACAGAAGTGGCATTCATCATCATTTTAATCATCATCCTCAAGATTGCATTAAATTATTGGAAAATTGTTTGTTATCATTTACTTTATCTTCCAGTCATTTGATACCACATAAGGGGAGGTATtggagttttatatgttttagaaTTTCACAGAGATATGATTTTTAACCGTTCTATAGACAGATCCTCCGATGGTTTTGTCGCTTGTAGGAAAATCCTTCCCAAGGATATAGCCATAAGCTGATGCAGGGCATTGCTACACAGCAAGATCATTTTGATCTTAAATCTTGGGCTCTTTTTATTGCGAACTTGTGGTCTATTCTATTTCTATACATGGTGACTTAGAAACGTTCAAGTCGTCAAAAGCGTATGTTTGCCACTTTAAAAAGGTGTTCACGATTTATCATCACTAGTCGTGGAATTattaacaattatttttattttatatgtcgTGAAATTATTGACtattaatcttatttttattttgtttttaacctgtttgtaaagttttaccgTCCTTAGATTACCAATATTTTAGTGGACTATATATTAGGAAAGGCTGAAAGATTGTAGATGTTAAAAACCGAAGTGTTATTTACCTTTAATATATAGAGACATAAATGACATAGTTCAACAGAAGCCGACATCTTTATAAGAGCAAGAAAGCCTCGAGCGAATGCCaaatgtttccattttcctctttataaagaaaaattgtcgTCCCGATACGTGCCCGAATAGGAGTAAATGATCAGCCCTCTTGTCAGCTAATGGCAATCCATGGTACCCCTCAAAACCTTCTGTTAGTTAAGGGAAAAGCGGCCTCTACATGGTTTTACCTTCCATTTTGGCTTTTCTGATCCTTATAAATCTGATTTCTAGATCCTGCAGGCATAGTCCCTACATCTTCCAATCATATCCCATCGGGTTGTGATCAAAATTGTTCATAAAAATAGGGTGTCCGGTTAATTACTATAAGTGAAAAGTACACATGGCATTGGCAAACTCATGGGATATGATTTTGAAGATTGGAAGATGTAGGGACTAACTCACCTATAAGTGAAAAGTACACACTCACCTAAAAAAACTAACTCTTCTATACACAGCCAAAGTTGGGGGCACAAACGTAACCACCAAAATCTCCTATGGGAGATTTTTCCCCATTTCGGAATTTGGTCAAGTAAAGCGCCGCGGGCTGATTGTAATACCTAAAGGAAGCGAGGGAGTAGGCTGGAGGAATTTTGGGGAGATGTTGTAGGAATTATCGGCAGCACACCACATTTCAGGGGTGaaaacagaggaagaagttTAGGGAGGGCCTTACCTCCGTCGTAGGGGCACCATGCTCTTTCGTACAAAGAGGTGTTGTCTCGAGAGCCAAAAATCATAGAATTGCCAAGAGATCTCTCCGATGTGGGCAAAGATCAAGTTGGTGTTACAAGTGGTAGGAGAATGTCAGGGCCATTAATGGGAACCTTGCTACACGCTATTGCTGAGATGGAGAAATAGGTGAGTGTGCTATAGTCCAATATGGCTATCTTGAAACAATGCGTTGAGGAGGGAAGTAATTACGAAGTGGGCTTGGGCCAATTAGAAGGCCCGTTTGATTTGAATGTTGTTGGGCTATCTAGAGGGTTGATCCAAGTTGAAGGCCCGTCCCAGGCCTTACAGGGCCCTTTTGTTCTGTTAACTTCAGGCCCAACTTGTGAGCCCAACTCAACCCAATGGGATGTCTAACAGAGACGGGAGGAATAACGGGGCTTTGTGTCCCAGTTTAACGGTTAAAGACCCGGTAACCAACCCAGGTACGTTGAAGATTGGCTCGAAAACGTCGCTTAGATTGGTGTTCTCCCCTTAGGCAAAACAAACGTCACCAGCGACCGTGGTGGAGCAGATCTTGCCGTCGCGTGATGCAGAGCAAGTTGAaaacttgtaatttttttcatttcttctagaTATATATGCACAGACCAGACCGATGGAGGTCCCTAGTGTAGCGTTTGAGATTCCCTCGATCTTTCACACATAGGACAAGTCAAAATTGGGTATTGACTCAATTCATGCCCAATTGGAGGCccccacttctgcaattgaattGCCGTCTGATTCCCACACACAAATCCCACTGATTATTGGTACGGGTTCAACACTTTCCCAAGTGAACGTCCCCATAGCTTCGATTGACCACTTGGAATTTTTTTCAGAAGGTGGGGATGAGAGGCTTATGGAATTTGGGAAAGAGGCTGCACACTGTGAGGGGCTTTCACAATGGCTCTCAGATATTAGTCTAGTCCCTGATACACAATTGGTTACTGTTGAGGTAGAGAACAACGTGGGTCAAGTAATCGATTAGGAAGGTATTAATATGTTTGGGGATGATTCTGATGGTGGTGA
This window harbors:
- the LOC122289901 gene encoding heat shock factor protein HSF8-like isoform X2, whose protein sequence is MGFRKVDPDRWEFANEGFLRGQKHLLKTISRRKPAHGHSHQQPQQSNEQSSSMRACVEVGKFGLEEEVERLKRDKNVLMQELVRLRQQQQTTDGQLQTMVQRLQGMEQRQQQVMSFLAKAMQSPGFLAQFVQQQNENKKRITEGNKKRRLKQEDISESEDSPVPDGQIVKYQPTTNEATKAMLRQIMKMDASSRLESFNDKDGFLIADGPSSANAMDSVSSTSHVSGVTLQEVPPTHSVTSNKVATPFPDMSLLGGAQDAPSISVPEADIIVTKQSQIPEMMPESTVHISKDNSMGPETSKGGFIDPTLEVNGSLPIEMDYISPDADIDLFISDPNFWDDLLQSPVPEDIESNSVQGMFKENEEQPMENGWDNVQHMDKLTKQMDLLTSDIKDA
- the LOC122289901 gene encoding heat shock factor protein HSF8-like isoform X1 — translated: MSGVDNKGEASGLRGGGGSDNPAPAPMPSANAPPPFLSKTYDMVDDPDTDRIVSWSPTNNSFVVWNPPEFARDLLPKYFKHNNFSSFVRQLNTYGFRKVDPDRWEFANEGFLRGQKHLLKTISRRKPAHGHSHQQPQQSNEQSSSMRACVEVGKFGLEEEVERLKRDKNVLMQELVRLRQQQQTTDGQLQTMVQRLQGMEQRQQQVMSFLAKAMQSPGFLAQFVQQQNENKKRITEGNKKRRLKQEDISESEDSPVPDGQIVKYQPTTNEATKAMLRQIMKMDASSRLESFNDKDGFLIADGPSSANAMDSVSSTSHVSGVTLQEVPPTHSVTSNKVATPFPDMSLLGGAQDAPSISVPEADIIVTKQSQIPEMMPESTVHISKDNSMGPETSKGGFIDPTLEVNGSLPIEMDYISPDADIDLFISDPNFWDDLLQSPVPEDIESNSVQGMFKENEEQPMENGWDNVQHMDKLTKQMDLLTSDIKDA